From a single Brassica oleracea var. oleracea cultivar TO1000 chromosome C5, BOL, whole genome shotgun sequence genomic region:
- the LOC106343983 gene encoding uncharacterized protein LOC106343983 isoform X1 — protein MVITTKLQILRMFDSQVLKSNSGGIERCQESTSGESFLYRYQLEEDVKRLQLQLQEEIELHTFLESVMEKDPWQLSSSSCSVPHQAQELLSNISTLETAVTKLEQEMMSLNFQLSQERNERRLAEYHLTHSASPPNISSSLIYLNHSDSELHRSAEDSSCQNQDSSSESSQAESTVKKSNQILEKRLMRKTNGRKLLKYLWDHPNLLSEEMVRCMKNIFMSLADQTKASSNESQLLSPVASPRGHLSSSSSWWPSTERSKISSWVQSPQIDIQSNNNVLAATGNVFDPYKVRGKLSWAEIGNYGLASEVSWMSVGKKQLEYASGALRRFRTLVEQLARVNPIHLSCDEKLAFWINVYNALIMHAYLAYGVPKSDLKLFSLMQKAAYTVGGHSYTAAAMEYVILKMKPPTHRPQIALLLAINKVKVSEEQRKASIDRHEPLLSFALSCGMYSSPAVRIYTAKRVKEELQEAQREFIQASVGLSSKGKLLVPKMLHCYAKSLVEDSNLGVWISKYLPPHQAAFVEQCISQRRRQSLLSSRNCGILPFDSRFRYLFLPDNNNNSCV, from the exons ATGGTAATAACTACCAAACTCCAGATCCTTAGGATGTTTGACTCTCAAGTTTTGAAATCTAATTCAGGG GGCATAGAGAGATGCCAAGAGTCTACAAGTGGGGAATCGTTTCTGTATAGATACCAACTTGAAGAGGAT GTAAAAAGATTGCAACTACAACTACAAGAAGAAATAGAGCTGCACACTTTTCTAGAAAGCGTCATGGAGAAAGATCCTTGGCAGCTATCTTCTTCTTCTTGTAGTGTTCCACATCAA GCTCAAGAACTGCTTTCCAATATATCCACCCTAGAGACTGCAGTCACCAAGCTAGAGCAAGAAATGATGTCTCTGAACTTCCAACTTAGCCAAGAAAGAAACGAGAGAAGACTAGCTGAATATCATTTGACACACTCAGCTTCTCCACCA AACATTTCTTCTTCCTTGATATATTTGAATCATTCGGATTCTGAACTACATCGATCAGCAGAAGACAGTTCATGCCAAAACCAAGACTCTTCATCTGAATCATCTCAGGCAGAATCAACTGTTAAGAAGAGTAACCAAATTCTTGAGAAGAGACTAATGAGAAAGACAAATGGGAGGAAGCTACTTAAGTACCTGTGGGATCACCCTAATCTACTCTCTGAAGAAATGGTGAGATGTATGAAGAACATCTTCATGTCTCTTGCTGATCAGACAAAAGCATCCTCAAACGAGAGCCAACTCCTCTCACCGGTGGCATCACCAAGGGGGCATCTATCAAGCTCATCATCCTGGTGGCCTTCAACAGAACGGTCAAAAATCTCTTCATGGGTGCAAAGCCCTCAGATAGATATCCAAAGTAACAATAATGTCTTGGCCGCCACAGGAAACGTCTTTGATCCTTACAAAGTTCGTGGGAAGTTAAGCTGGGCCGAGATTGGAAACTACGGTTTGGCGTCCGAGGTTTCTTGGATGTCTGTTGGGAAGAAACAGCTTGAATATGCTTCTGGTGCATTGAGAAGGTTCAGGACACTGGTGGAGCAGCTTGCTAGAGTAAACCCAATCCATTTGAGCTGTGATGAGAAGCTAGCTTTCTGGATTAACGTTTATAACGCTTTGATCATGCAT GCGTACTTGGCTTATGGTGTGCCAAAAAGTGACTTGAAGCTCTTCTCGTTGATGCAAAAG GCTGCCTATACGGTTGGAGGACACTCATATACTGCAGCTGCAATGGAGTATGTTATACTAAAGATGAAACCGCCTACGCACAGGCCACAAATT GCTCTGCTTCTTGCCATCAACAAGGTGAAAGTATCAGAAGAGCAACGTAAGGCAAGCATTGATAGACATGAGCCTCTTCTCTCCTTTGCCTTAAGCTGCGGAATGTACTCTTCCCCTGCG GTGAGGATCTACACAGCGAAAAGAGTGAAGGAAGAGCTACAAGAAGCTCAAAGGGAGTTCATACAAGCATCGGTAGGGCTGAGCAGCAAAGGGAAGCTCTTGGTACCCAAAATGCTCCACTGTTACGCAAAGAGTTTGGTGGAGGATTCGAACTTGGGGGTCTGGATATCGAAGTACCTTCCACCACATCAAGCAGCTTTTGTGGAACAGTGCATCTCTCAGAGAAGAAGACAAAGTCTTCTCTCCTCACGTAACTGTGGAATACTCCCCTTTGACTCTCGTTTCAGATATCTGTTTCTACCTGACAACAACAACAACTCCTGTGTGTAA
- the LOC106343983 gene encoding uncharacterized protein LOC106343983 isoform X2 has product MGIERCQESTSGESFLYRYQLEEDVKRLQLQLQEEIELHTFLESVMEKDPWQLSSSSCSVPHQAQELLSNISTLETAVTKLEQEMMSLNFQLSQERNERRLAEYHLTHSASPPNISSSLIYLNHSDSELHRSAEDSSCQNQDSSSESSQAESTVKKSNQILEKRLMRKTNGRKLLKYLWDHPNLLSEEMVRCMKNIFMSLADQTKASSNESQLLSPVASPRGHLSSSSSWWPSTERSKISSWVQSPQIDIQSNNNVLAATGNVFDPYKVRGKLSWAEIGNYGLASEVSWMSVGKKQLEYASGALRRFRTLVEQLARVNPIHLSCDEKLAFWINVYNALIMHAYLAYGVPKSDLKLFSLMQKAAYTVGGHSYTAAAMEYVILKMKPPTHRPQIALLLAINKVKVSEEQRKASIDRHEPLLSFALSCGMYSSPAVRIYTAKRVKEELQEAQREFIQASVGLSSKGKLLVPKMLHCYAKSLVEDSNLGVWISKYLPPHQAAFVEQCISQRRRQSLLSSRNCGILPFDSRFRYLFLPDNNNNSCV; this is encoded by the exons ATG GGCATAGAGAGATGCCAAGAGTCTACAAGTGGGGAATCGTTTCTGTATAGATACCAACTTGAAGAGGAT GTAAAAAGATTGCAACTACAACTACAAGAAGAAATAGAGCTGCACACTTTTCTAGAAAGCGTCATGGAGAAAGATCCTTGGCAGCTATCTTCTTCTTCTTGTAGTGTTCCACATCAA GCTCAAGAACTGCTTTCCAATATATCCACCCTAGAGACTGCAGTCACCAAGCTAGAGCAAGAAATGATGTCTCTGAACTTCCAACTTAGCCAAGAAAGAAACGAGAGAAGACTAGCTGAATATCATTTGACACACTCAGCTTCTCCACCA AACATTTCTTCTTCCTTGATATATTTGAATCATTCGGATTCTGAACTACATCGATCAGCAGAAGACAGTTCATGCCAAAACCAAGACTCTTCATCTGAATCATCTCAGGCAGAATCAACTGTTAAGAAGAGTAACCAAATTCTTGAGAAGAGACTAATGAGAAAGACAAATGGGAGGAAGCTACTTAAGTACCTGTGGGATCACCCTAATCTACTCTCTGAAGAAATGGTGAGATGTATGAAGAACATCTTCATGTCTCTTGCTGATCAGACAAAAGCATCCTCAAACGAGAGCCAACTCCTCTCACCGGTGGCATCACCAAGGGGGCATCTATCAAGCTCATCATCCTGGTGGCCTTCAACAGAACGGTCAAAAATCTCTTCATGGGTGCAAAGCCCTCAGATAGATATCCAAAGTAACAATAATGTCTTGGCCGCCACAGGAAACGTCTTTGATCCTTACAAAGTTCGTGGGAAGTTAAGCTGGGCCGAGATTGGAAACTACGGTTTGGCGTCCGAGGTTTCTTGGATGTCTGTTGGGAAGAAACAGCTTGAATATGCTTCTGGTGCATTGAGAAGGTTCAGGACACTGGTGGAGCAGCTTGCTAGAGTAAACCCAATCCATTTGAGCTGTGATGAGAAGCTAGCTTTCTGGATTAACGTTTATAACGCTTTGATCATGCAT GCGTACTTGGCTTATGGTGTGCCAAAAAGTGACTTGAAGCTCTTCTCGTTGATGCAAAAG GCTGCCTATACGGTTGGAGGACACTCATATACTGCAGCTGCAATGGAGTATGTTATACTAAAGATGAAACCGCCTACGCACAGGCCACAAATT GCTCTGCTTCTTGCCATCAACAAGGTGAAAGTATCAGAAGAGCAACGTAAGGCAAGCATTGATAGACATGAGCCTCTTCTCTCCTTTGCCTTAAGCTGCGGAATGTACTCTTCCCCTGCG GTGAGGATCTACACAGCGAAAAGAGTGAAGGAAGAGCTACAAGAAGCTCAAAGGGAGTTCATACAAGCATCGGTAGGGCTGAGCAGCAAAGGGAAGCTCTTGGTACCCAAAATGCTCCACTGTTACGCAAAGAGTTTGGTGGAGGATTCGAACTTGGGGGTCTGGATATCGAAGTACCTTCCACCACATCAAGCAGCTTTTGTGGAACAGTGCATCTCTCAGAGAAGAAGACAAAGTCTTCTCTCCTCACGTAACTGTGGAATACTCCCCTTTGACTCTCGTTTCAGATATCTGTTTCTACCTGACAACAACAACAACTCCTGTGTGTAA